In a genomic window of Scomber japonicus isolate fScoJap1 chromosome 17, fScoJap1.pri, whole genome shotgun sequence:
- the knstrn gene encoding small kinetochore-associated protein, translating to MSSKIPKGKQLPAETKRTATTVNAVQRSDGILKPQKENVPRKNVASKVYKGVSTRQEQQAELMEQNQNLLAAKEELQKNLTHTQQRVAELEVQFSDLEKENAEVQKNLKDCLVLLVAEKIDPVSGERVGEVAQQNEDQRKEVMNISADLLNELKAFGDIASQQRSRLEEIQATMTDLSKARELMLQERENFSLEAAEMEKALNEAETLLL from the exons atgtcttcaaaaattcCCAAAG GTAAACAGTTACCTGCAGAAACAAAGAGAACAGCAACAACAGTAAATGCTGTCCAAAGATCAGATGGTATCCTTAAACCTCAAAAAGAAAACGTGCCCAG AAAAAATGTTGCTTCTAAAGTTTACAAAGG GGTCTCAACAAGGCAGGAACAGCAGGCAGAGCTCATGGAGCAAAATCAGAATTTGTTAGCTGCCAAGGAGGAGCTGCAGaaaaacctcacacacacacag CAAAGAGTAGCTGAATTGGAAGTGCAGTTCAGTGACCTAGAAAAGGAAAATGCAGAGGTACAGAAAAACCTGAAGGACTGTCTTGTTCTCCTAGTCGCTGAAAAAATAGACCCAG TTTCAGGGGAAAGAGTTGGAGAAGTTGCACAACAAAATGAAGATCAGAGAAAGGAAGTAATg AATATCTCTGCAGACCTGCTGAATGAATTAAAGGCCTTCGGTGACATCGCATCACAGCAGCGCTCTCGGCTAGAG GAAATCCAGGCAACAATGACAGACCTCAGTAAAGCACGAGAACTAATGCTGCAGGAAAGAGAGAACTTCTCCCTGGAGGCTGCTGAAATGGAAAAAGCTCTCAATGAAGCAGAGACTCTGTTACTTTGA
- the heca gene encoding headcase protein homolog: MPNQKSNKGKKSKRTNSSGDEQENGACAAATGGAAAAAAPRNERSNEVQCATPLGCSLARPIDLEKDDYQRVLCNNELCPYGNWMHLQCFYEWESSILVQFNCIGRARSWNEKQCRQNMWTKKGYDLAFRFCSCRCGQGHLKKDTDWYQVKRMQDERKKKPSERSAGRMAAGGGASGPGDGFFEEPKKSKPNSGGGKVAHRASSQELPRRQSMDRQNSIERGAVGGLGGGHVTGGAFPMGPPQKSPCDSPGQSPPTGFSSPTAILAAAAAAGGGAAGFRGSRQLGEFLKSAVHMDAQRKHLLVGGALGRSGGCSMGVSGGGPDGPHLGPGSVIPLPLSFALPLHHRLTSGSVGDGGHPHPVQFLRRLDLSELLTHIPRHKLNTYHVRMEDDAQAGQGEELRRFILSALSASQRNVVNCALCHRALPVFEQFPLVDGTLFLSPSRHDEIEYDVPCHLQGRLMHLYAICVDCLEGVHKIVCIKCKSRWDGSWHQLGTMYTYDILAATPCCQARLNCKHCGKPVVDVRVGMQYFSEYSNVQQCPHCGNLDYHFVKPFSSYKVLEAY, from the exons AGGTCCAGTGTGCGACCCCTCTCGGCTGCAGCCTGGCCCGCCCCATCGACCTGGAGAAGGACGACTACCAGCGGGTCCTGTGCAACAACGAGCTCTGTCCTTACGGTAACTGGATGCACCTGCAGTGCTTCTACGAGTGGGAGAGCTCCATCCTGGTCCAGTTCAACTGCATCGGCCGGGCCCGCTCCTGGAACGAGAAGCAGTGCCGCCAGAACATGTGGACCAAGAAGGGCTACGACCTGGCCTTCAGGTTCTGCTCCTGCCGCTGCGGCCAGGGTCACCTGAAGAAAGACACCGACTGGTACCAGGTGAAGCGCATgcaggatgagaggaagaagaagccgTCTGAGAGGAGCGCGGGGAGGATGGCGGCCGGCGGAGGGGCTTCGGGGCCCGGGGATGGATTTTTTGAGGAGCCCAAGAAAAGCAAACCGAATTCAGGAGGAGGTAAAGTAGCTCACAGAGCGTCCAGTCAGGAGCTACCTCGCAGACAATCAATGGACCGTCAGAACTCTATAGAGAGAGGAGCAGTAGGAGGTTTAGGAGGAGGACATGTGACAGGTGGTGCTTTTCCTATGGGACCTCCTCAGAAGTCTCCATGCGACTCCCCGGGTCAGTCTCCTCCGACTGGCTTCTCCTCTCCTACTGCTATCCtcgcagcagcggcagcagcaggaggaggagcggcGGGGTTTCGGGGTTCCCGTCAACTGGGAGAGTTCCtcaaatcagctgttcacatggACGCACAGAGGAAGCACCTTTTAGTCGGGGGGGCCCTCGGGAGGAGCGGGGGGTGCTCCATGGGAGTGTCCGGCGGAGGGCCAGACGGTCCCCATCTCGGCCCAGGGTCTGTTATCCCTCTGCCTCTATCCTTCGCCCTCCCGCTTCATCACCGGCTCACCTCAGGCAGTGTGGGTGACGGCGGCCACCCTCACCCGGTGCAGTTCCTGAGGAGGCTGGACCTCTCGGAGCTGCTCACACACATCCCTCGCCATAAACTCAACACCTACCACGTCCGCATGGAGGATGACGCCCAGGCAGGCCAGGGGGAAGAGCTGCGCAG ATTCATCCTGTCTGCCCTCAGCGCCAGCCAGAGGAACGTGGTCAACTGTGCTCTGTGCCACCGGGCGCTGCCTGTGTTTGAGCAGTTTCCTCTAGTGGACGGGACCCTGTTTCTCAGCCCGTCACGCCACGACGAGATCGAGTACGACGTCCCCTGCCACCTGCAAG GCAGGTTAATGCACCTCTACGCCATCTGTGTGGACTGTCTAGAAGGCGTCCACAAGATCGTCTGCATCAAGTGCAAGTCGCGATGGGACGGGAGCTGGCACCAACTGGGCACCATGTATACCTACGATATACTGGCCGCTACACCGTGCTGCCAG GCTCGTCTCAACTGTAAGCACTGTGGGAAGCCGGTGGTGGACGTCCGGGTGGGGATGCAGTATTTCTCCGAGTACAGCAACGTCCAGCAGTGCCCTCACTGCGGCAACCTGGACTATCACTTTGTTAAACCCTTCTCCTCCTACAAAGTACTTGAGGCTTATTGA
- the mtif3 gene encoding translation initiation factor IF-3, mitochondrial, which produces MYAGCVRWMLSHTVKAVCGGSLGYRIPASRFLICTERSNTIPATWRWSSFSTAVDDTEPTPEPKKKKQDPRAQNTITSVGRKIPHRHIQVISETGENMGTMHRADVLKLMAENGLKLVVLNEHQDPPVYRLMTGKQIHEEQLKLREKQKAKAAPVQIKELTFTSGIGTHDLTTKLKQVESWLEKKHHIRITMRLGRGRPADNLDTNLEQMVQQMEVPVAFVSKTKIIRDGRAAMCIVRPPSAKELSEKKKNKTSPPQPDSSSSQDAQPKTSPVSSTDTTEGATQQ; this is translated from the exons ATGTATGCAGGTTGCGTGAGGTGGATGCTCAGCCACACAGTGAAAGCTGTGTGTGGCGGCAGTCTTGGCTACAGGATACCAGCATCAAGGTTTCTCATATGCACTGAAAGATCGAACACCATCCCTGCCACCTGGAGATGGTCCTCGTTCTCCACAGCGGTAGACGACACAGAACCGACACCTGAACcgaagaaaaagaagcaggaTCCCCGGGCGCAGAACACCATCACCAGCGTTGGCCGCAAGATCCCGCACCGTCACATCCAGGTGATCAGTGAGACAGGAGAGAACATGGGCACCATGCACCGCGCTGATGTGCTCAAGCTCATGGCGGAGAATGGTCTCAAATTGGTGGTGCTCAATGAACATCAAGACCCTCCCGTCTACCGTCTGATGACCGGCAAACAGATCCATGAAGAACAGCTGAAGCTTCGGGAGAAACAGAAAGCAAAAGCAG CTCCCGTCCAGATAAAAGAGCTTACCTTTACGTCTGGCATCGGCACTCATGACCTCACAACCAAACTGAAACAAGTGGAGAGCTGGTTGGAGAAGAAGCACCATATTCGGATCACTATGCGATTAGGCCGTGGGCGTCCTGCAGACAACCTG GACACAAATCTGGAGCAGATGGTGCAACAAATGGAGGTCCCTGTGGCGTTTGTTTCCAAGACAAAAATCATACGTGACGGTCGAGCAGCCATGTGCATCGTCCGACCACCATCGGCGAAAGAGCTGtcggaaaaaaagaaaaataagacttCACCGCCGCAACCTGACAGCTCCAGTTCACAAGACGCTCAGCCCAAAACATCTCCAGTTAGCAGCACAGACACAACAGAAGGGGCTACGCAGCAGTGA